A region of the Synechococcus sp. PCC 7502 genome:
TAACTAAAACATCCACTGCCTTGGGCTCACATAAACCTACCCCCGCCTTTAGGGTATCTTGGGCATGAAAACGGGGCGAATCATTTTGATCAACTACCGCTGCAATTCCACCCTGCGCCCAATCACTGGCTGAAACCGCCAGATTATCTTTGGTAATTAACCCAATTGTCCAATCAGGTGCCAACTCAGACACACACAAAGCCGTATAAAGCCCTGAGGCACCACCACCGACAATTAACATATCGAACTCAGACATGGGGTTGATTACTAATTATTCTAGATATGCTAACTCAGACAGGGATTAGATCATTAAAGCTACTGTACTTTTCAGTTTTATGCGGCACAAAAAGAAATATAAAACCATAACGGGGAACCTAGTCCTGCAACTCTGCTTTGTCCACTTTTTCCCTGAAAATTGCCATAAGGTGAAATCGAAAATATAAAGAATTTGTAAAAAAGCTTAATAAAACTATAAAATTGAGTAATACAAACCTTAAAGCGTAGTTTTAGGAAGAAAAATGCCTCTAAGCAAATTAATTACCCCAAGCTACTTTAAATGGGTTTTAAGATTACATCAGAAATATAAAAGATATAGAAATAAATATGGGCGATCGCTCGATCCGAACTTAGGTTTGATTAGTGCTGCTTTAATATTTTGTTTGTGGATTTTCACATTTGTCTTAAGTTGCCAAGTTGATCTAGGGTCAGTATCAATTTGGGTAGGAACTTTAATTGTTGTAGTCAGAACTTTTTTACATACAGGTCTATTTATTATTTCCCATGATGCGGCTCACGGTACAGTATTTACAGGCAATAGACGGCTGAATGATTGGATCGGGGCGATCGCTCTATGGATATACGGATTACTACCCTATCAAAAATTTGTAATTAATCATGGACTCCACCATAAACATCCCGCCACTGCCCAAGACCCAGATTTCCACGATGGCAGGCACTCTAGCATGACTAAATGGTATCTCGGCTTTATGTATCGCTACATTGATAAAAAGCAAGTCCTGACCTTATTTATAGGTATGACCATTTTATTCCACGGTATTAGAATTGGGTTTAATGTATCTGCTGTGAACTTATTACTATTTTGGATATTACCCCTGTTATTAAGTTCGATGCAGTTGTTCTATTTTGGCACCTATTTGCCTCACCGTGAGCCAGTCCATAAAGATCGCCATAACGCCCGTAGTAGTAAGTTTCCCGTCTTAATTTCATTTTTTACCTGTTACCATTTTGGCTATCATTGGGAACACCACGAATATCCGTACTTACCCTGGTTTAGGCTGCCTTCCGTGCGCAAATATTCAGGACACTAACTGATCCAATCTCGTTTATAATCTCGTTAAATCTGAAGTGGGAAATTTGATGAGTGAGTCTAAAGTAGATAAAGTTCGCGAGCAGTTCGATCAACTTCCCTATCCCAATATTGCCATTGAAGAAACTCCTAAAAATGAACTTAATACGCTTTTTAAGTTTTCTCTAACTACTTCTCAATATCGGTGATCGCAAAAAGTCATATATTCCGAAGGCAAAATTATTTTAGATTTGGGTTGTGGCAGTGGCTGGTTAACCTTAGGACTGACCCTAGCTAATCCCGGTGCCAGAGTTATTGGCATAGACATTTCCCCTCAATCCATAAAATGGGCAAAAAATCGTCTCAATTATCATGGATATTCAGAGGCAGAATTTTATGTGATGCCCTTTGAAGAAATTCCTAAATTAAATATCAGGTTTGATTTCATTCACTGTAGTGATGTGCTCTATCTTTTACCTGATCCCTTAGAGGCATTAAAAGTGATGCGGTCATTACTGGCACAAGATGGCATCATTCAGGGAAATCTGCATAGCATTTATCAACGTCATTATTTTTACCAAGGGCAGCAACTATGCAAATATTTGGGATTAATGGATACTGCTCCCACGGATATGGAATTTTCTTTAATCCGAGAACTAATGAATTCCCTTGATGATCGGATACTACTTAAGGATAAAACTTGGAATAGCAACCCTACAGACTCCTTTCTTTCTGCTAATCATCTTCTGCATGAAGATAAGGGTTATACGATTCCTGAGATGTTCCAGATGCTGGCTGAAGCAGATTTAGAGTTTATCAGCATGACCAATTGGAATCAATGGAATATTAGGGATTTATATAAAGATCGGAATAATCCCTCTGAATATTTAGATATGATCTGGGAAGCAGCTTCTATAGAGGAAAAGCTACATATATTCGAACTTCTAAATCCAGTACATCGCCTCCTTGATTTTTGGTGCTGCCATTTAGGCATGGTTGAGCCAAGAATTCCTATTAGTGAATGGCAGGATAATGATTGGGGAAATAGTAGAATTTATCTGCACCCTCAACTAAAACATCCCAAAATTAGAGAATCTCTTGATCAGGCGATCGCTCTCTATGCTCCCTTTAATATTCATGTGTTCTTAAATATCAACTCTGCCCAATCCATCAGTTTATATACTATTTCCTGCGCCTGCCTACATTTACTATGGGAGCGTCCATTGACCTTGAGTGAATTAGCTAAGGCATGGCAAACAATTAAGCCAGTCAATTGGTTAACAAAGGCAGTGATTTCCGCCCAAGATGCCTTAACAGAGATTAAAGAAGCTGTAATTGAAATGGAATTCCTGATGCTAGTTCTTGTTGAAAAATCCGACTAGAAAACTTCTGAACCTAGATAAGCATTTAGGTAAACTTAACTCTTTATACTTAACTCTTTATTAAGATATAGAATTAACAAATAATAAAGAATTTTTTGTCCTATCGTTTGTTGTAGCGTTTATAAACCATGTCTAAACCCCATCCCCTAGAACCTTTTATTAAACGGCTGAAATCAGGGCAAGCATTACTGCCAGATTCAAAAAATAATTTAATGGAAGTGGTGGGAATTTTAAAAAGCTACGGAGTAGTCTTAGATGCCTACTATCAAAACTTAATTTATATCTCTGAGCATCAGTTTTTAGTACTTTTTCCATTTTTTAAGTACTTCAATGGTAAGGTCACAGCGGCAAAACTAGGAAAGCATCTCTGGCACGATCGCATTAATTATGAATACGCTGAATACTGCATGAAAACTATGCTCTGGCACGGTGGTGGGGGCTTAGACCGTTATTTAGATTCCGATGAATTTAAGCAAAATTGCCAAAAAATCACTAATATCAAGCTTAAAAATAATTTGCCTATCAAGCTCATTAACCAAATATTTCCAGAGTTTTTATTAGAACAAATTCGGATGTTGTCCTACTACAGTGGACTGGGACAGTTTTGGCGAGTGATGGCAGAGATATTTTTAACCCTTTCAGATAAATATGATTGTGGTGAAATTCAATCTATTCCCGATGTGGTAGAGCATATTAAAAACGGTTTGGTCCGAGCTGCAAATAACCCTTTTAGTTACTCTGTGGATATAGATGGCAACAGTTATGACATAATTCCTCGGTCGGCAGGTTTGACGTTTTTGTCCGATTTGGCAATTCCCTATGTCGAAGCCATCTTTTTTCGGGGAACCCCGTTTTTTGGTACCGTCTCCTTTAATGCCCAAGCCCATCTAATTTCACCCGATCAGAGTCGCTTTAATTACGGAGCTTTATATGCCGATCCCTTACCTGTAGGTGGAGCAGGGATTCCTCCTACTTTGTTAATGCAGGATATGCGTCACTTTTTGCCAAATTACTTAGAGGAAATTTATAGCGATCGCACCCGTGGAAATTATGACCTCAGAGTTAAAATCTGTGAAAGCTTCCAAAAATCCATGTTTTGCGTAACTACAGCCACTATTTTAGGATTAGCCCCATTTCCCCTAGATTCCGA
Encoded here:
- a CDS encoding bifunctional 2-polyprenyl-6-hydroxyphenol methylase/3-demethylubiquinol 3-O-methyltransferase UbiG; protein product: MILDLGCGSGWLTLGLTLANPGARVIGIDISPQSIKWAKNRLNYHGYSEAEFYVMPFEEIPKLNIRFDFIHCSDVLYLLPDPLEALKVMRSLLAQDGIIQGNLHSIYQRHYFYQGQQLCKYLGLMDTAPTDMEFSLIRELMNSLDDRILLKDKTWNSNPTDSFLSANHLLHEDKGYTIPEMFQMLAEADLEFISMTNWNQWNIRDLYKDRNNPSEYLDMIWEAASIEEKLHIFELLNPVHRLLDFWCCHLGMVEPRIPISEWQDNDWGNSRIYLHPQLKHPKIRESLDQAIALYAPFNIHVFLNINSAQSISLYTISCACLHLLWERPLTLSELAKAWQTIKPVNWLTKAVISAQDALTEIKEAVIEMEFLMLVLVEKSD
- a CDS encoding fatty acid desaturase, yielding MPLSKLITPSYFKWVLRLHQKYKRYRNKYGRSLDPNLGLISAALIFCLWIFTFVLSCQVDLGSVSIWVGTLIVVVRTFLHTGLFIISHDAAHGTVFTGNRRLNDWIGAIALWIYGLLPYQKFVINHGLHHKHPATAQDPDFHDGRHSSMTKWYLGFMYRYIDKKQVLTLFIGMTILFHGIRIGFNVSAVNLLLFWILPLLLSSMQLFYFGTYLPHREPVHKDRHNARSSKFPVLISFFTCYHFGYHWEHHEYPYLPWFRLPSVRKYSGH
- a CDS encoding CO2 hydration protein, which encodes MSKPHPLEPFIKRLKSGQALLPDSKNNLMEVVGILKSYGVVLDAYYQNLIYISEHQFLVLFPFFKYFNGKVTAAKLGKHLWHDRINYEYAEYCMKTMLWHGGGGLDRYLDSDEFKQNCQKITNIKLKNNLPIKLINQIFPEFLLEQIRMLSYYSGLGQFWRVMAEIFLTLSDKYDCGEIQSIPDVVEHIKNGLVRAANNPFSYSVDIDGNSYDIIPRSAGLTFLSDLAIPYVEAIFFRGTPFFGTVSFNAQAHLISPDQSRFNYGALYADPLPVGGAGIPPTLLMQDMRHFLPNYLEEIYSDRTRGNYDLRVKICESFQKSMFCVTTATILGLAPFPLDSEEPEQILKNQVYLEGWMNRFEDSRLLSVQ